One genomic segment of Actinomycetes bacterium includes these proteins:
- a CDS encoding aminotransferase class V-fold PLP-dependent enzyme, producing MAELTAEQIQELLASFYPYRDRYRAHRSIPAQPMPREQVLDVVRTLAAEEDAQGDSGKVSGSLYLGDHDQYHFLTEVFESFAHANVLQRDMYPSSTKFEGEIVAMTAAMLHGDTGTVGVLTSGGTESLMNPMLVYRERGRAEKGITAPEVIIPNSAHVALDKACHYFGITLLRAPLLPNFLVDVDWVRDHITENTVALVGSAGSYPYGLIDPIEELGALAVEHDLGLHMDGCLGGFVLPWIERLGHPLPPFDFRVPGVTSMSADTHKFGYALKGTSVLLYRNDTLRRYQYFTFPDWPGGMYISPGMSGSRSGGIIAATWAALLTTGEQGYLESAAAIYDTAQRIRAAVEAQPELRVYGDDPTFLVAFGSADESVDVFLVNDYLISRGWRLNPDQLPAGLHFCVTRPNTRPGIAEEFARDLADGVAYAKAHAGEAASSGALYGMAGSPAGNAGVNFLLSGALDAMYAVPAPSGPEPTAG from the coding sequence ATGGCCGAGCTGACCGCCGAGCAGATCCAGGAGCTGCTGGCGTCGTTCTACCCGTACCGCGACCGCTACCGCGCCCACCGGAGCATTCCCGCGCAGCCGATGCCCCGCGAGCAGGTGCTCGACGTGGTGCGCACGCTGGCCGCCGAGGAGGACGCCCAGGGGGACAGCGGCAAGGTCTCCGGCTCGCTCTACCTCGGCGACCACGACCAGTACCACTTCCTCACCGAGGTGTTCGAGTCGTTCGCGCACGCCAACGTGCTGCAGCGGGACATGTACCCCAGCTCGACGAAGTTCGAGGGCGAGATCGTCGCCATGACCGCGGCGATGCTTCATGGCGACACGGGAACGGTCGGCGTGCTGACCTCCGGCGGCACCGAGAGCCTGATGAACCCGATGCTGGTCTACCGGGAGCGCGGCCGGGCCGAGAAGGGCATCACCGCCCCCGAGGTGATCATCCCGAACTCCGCGCACGTGGCCCTGGACAAGGCCTGCCACTACTTCGGCATCACGCTGCTGCGCGCCCCGCTGCTGCCGAACTTCCTGGTGGACGTCGACTGGGTGCGCGACCACATCACCGAGAACACGGTGGCCCTCGTCGGCTCGGCCGGCTCCTACCCGTACGGCCTGATCGACCCGATCGAGGAGCTCGGCGCGCTGGCCGTCGAGCACGACCTCGGCCTGCACATGGACGGCTGCCTCGGCGGTTTCGTGCTGCCCTGGATCGAGCGGCTGGGCCACCCGCTGCCGCCGTTCGACTTCCGGGTCCCCGGGGTCACCTCGATGTCGGCGGACACCCACAAGTTCGGGTACGCGCTCAAGGGCACCTCGGTGCTGCTGTACCGCAACGACACTCTGCGCCGGTACCAGTATTTCACCTTCCCGGACTGGCCGGGCGGCATGTACATCTCCCCAGGCATGTCCGGCAGCCGGTCCGGCGGGATCATCGCGGCGACCTGGGCCGCGCTGCTGACCACCGGCGAGCAGGGGTACCTGGAGTCCGCCGCCGCGATCTACGACACCGCGCAGCGGATCCGAGCCGCGGTCGAGGCCCAGCCCGAGCTGCGCGTCTACGGCGACGACCCGACCTTCCTGGTGGCGTTCGGGTCGGCCGACGAGTCGGTGGACGTCTTCCTGGTCAACGACTACCTGATCAGCAGGGGCTGGCGGCTCAACCCGGACCAACTGCCGGCGGGGCTGCACTTTTGCGTGACCCGGCCGAACACCCGGCCCGGGATCGCCGAGGAGTTCGCCCGAGACCTCGCCGACGGGGTGGCCTACGCGAAGGCCCACGCCGGCGAGGCCGCGAGCAGCGGCGCCCTGTACGGCATGGCCGGGTCGCCCGCGGGCAACGCCGGGGTGAACTTCCTGCTGTCCGGGGCGCTGGACGCGATGTACGCCGTCCCGGCGCCCAGCGGGCCCGAGCCGACGGCGGGCTGA
- a CDS encoding nucleoside triphosphate pyrophosphatase, which produces MADREPPAVTRVVLASASPARLRTLRAAGLDPDVLVSGVPEDDVTGVPAHVALELARRKARAVAATVGPGALVIGCDSVLDIDGRTLGKPTDPDDAMARWRSMSGRTGVLVTGHCVVDTTTGLEVGDVAGTTVRFGSPDDAELAAYVATGEPLAVAGAFTIDGLGGWFVDGVDGDPGTVVGLSLPLLRRLFADVDVRVTDLWQP; this is translated from the coding sequence GTGGCGGACCGCGAGCCTCCCGCAGTGACCAGAGTCGTCCTGGCCTCGGCCTCCCCGGCCCGGCTGCGCACCCTGCGCGCCGCCGGTCTCGATCCCGACGTGCTGGTCAGCGGCGTGCCCGAGGACGACGTCACGGGGGTGCCCGCCCACGTCGCGCTCGAGCTGGCCCGCCGCAAGGCCCGCGCCGTCGCGGCCACGGTCGGACCCGGTGCCCTGGTGATCGGCTGCGACTCGGTGCTCGACATCGACGGGCGGACCTTGGGCAAGCCGACCGACCCGGACGACGCGATGGCCAGGTGGCGGTCCATGAGCGGACGGACCGGGGTGCTGGTGACCGGCCACTGCGTCGTGGACACGACGACCGGCCTGGAGGTCGGCGACGTCGCGGGCACGACGGTGCGCTTCGGCAGTCCCGACGACGCGGAGCTGGCTGCCTACGTGGCCACCGGCGAGCCGCTCGCCGTCGCGGGCGCGTTCACCATCGACGGTCTGGGCGGCTGGTTCGTCGACGGCGTGGACGGTGACCCCGGCACGGTGGTCGGCCTGTCGCTGCCGCTGCTGCGCCGGCTGTTCGCCGACGTCGATGTCCGGGTGACCGACCTGTGGCAGCCCTAG